A single genomic interval of Fibrobacter sp. UWB13 harbors:
- a CDS encoding GTP-binding protein has protein sequence MKSVPITLLTGYLGAGKTTLLNYVLNNQQGYHVAVIVNDIGEVNIDQTLIEKGGNITKEDSGKVVPLSNGCICCSLKTDLIEQIAELLEMGKFDYILIEASGICEPIPIAQTISFAGSQLRSKDGRPLPCHLDNIVAVVDVLRLADEFAGGEKLLEEDLEEEDIANLLIQQIEFCNTIIMNKVDALSKHDLEHVKAVVKALQPTAKMIETNYGKVDMKDILDTKQFDFNKVAESSTWAIKLNEEGHDNHDDDDDDDHDEHEHHHHDHDHDDEDHSHCDHEHGVCHCGHHHDKDHPHGDEYGISTFVFEDHRPLNREKFEAFLDDYPTSIIRTKGLLWFSDERSESYLFEQAGKQASAQNFGRWFAAESKAEQQRILEENPQLQKIWDEKYGDRIIRLVFIGQHMDKKKIIQVMNDCLDD, from the coding sequence ATGAAATCAGTACCTATAACGCTCCTGACCGGTTACCTGGGAGCCGGCAAAACAACTCTCCTCAACTACGTTCTCAACAATCAGCAGGGCTACCACGTCGCCGTCATCGTAAATGACATTGGCGAAGTGAACATCGACCAAACTTTAATTGAAAAGGGCGGAAACATCACGAAGGAAGATTCGGGCAAGGTTGTCCCGCTTTCGAATGGTTGTATCTGCTGCTCACTCAAGACCGACTTGATCGAACAAATCGCCGAACTTTTGGAAATGGGCAAGTTCGACTACATTCTCATCGAAGCTAGCGGTATCTGCGAGCCGATTCCTATAGCCCAGACCATCAGCTTTGCGGGTAGCCAGCTCCGTAGCAAAGACGGCAGACCTCTCCCCTGCCATTTGGACAACATCGTGGCAGTCGTTGACGTGCTCCGCCTCGCAGACGAATTTGCCGGTGGCGAAAAGCTCCTCGAAGAAGACCTCGAAGAAGAAGATATCGCAAACTTGCTCATCCAGCAGATTGAATTCTGCAACACGATTATCATGAACAAGGTCGACGCTCTCAGCAAGCATGACTTGGAACACGTGAAGGCAGTCGTGAAGGCTTTGCAGCCGACCGCCAAGATGATCGAGACGAACTACGGCAAGGTCGACATGAAGGACATTCTCGACACGAAGCAGTTCGACTTCAACAAGGTTGCCGAATCGAGCACTTGGGCAATCAAGCTCAACGAAGAAGGTCACGACAACCACGATGACGATGATGATGACGATCATGACGAACATGAACATCACCACCACGATCATGACCACGATGATGAAGACCACAGCCATTGCGACCACGAGCATGGTGTTTGCCACTGCGGGCACCACCATGACAAGGACCATCCGCATGGCGACGAATACGGCATCAGCACATTCGTGTTCGAAGACCACCGTCCGCTGAACCGCGAAAAGTTCGAAGCATTCCTCGATGACTATCCGACGAGCATTATCCGCACGAAGGGTCTCCTCTGGTTCAGCGACGAACGCAGCGAAAGCTACTTGTTCGAACAGGCTGGCAAGCAGGCATCCGCCCAGAATTTTGGACGTTGGTTTGCCGCCGAAAGCAAGGCAGAACAGCAGCGCATCCTCGAAGAAAATCCG